The uncultured Flavobacterium sp. DNA window ATTTTAAAGATTTGTCGACTTTCTTTGGAAATAAGGAGGTAAACAAAAACGTAGAAACGACTGTTATTTACAGCGGTAATAGAAAAGGGATTGATCCTTCGAGAATAAAATCTGATTTTTCAGATGGTATTACCTTGATTCACATTAATATGGTTCGGGAGATTGTGCCTTTTCAGGATTTAAAATCTGTTTTTAAACTCAAAAAAGAACTCAAAAAAATCGATCCGGATATCATTCATCTTCATTCTTCAAAAGCAGGTGTTTTGGGCCGAATTGCTTGTTTTTTTCTGTTCAAAAAGAAGAAAGTATTTTATACGCCTCATGGTTATGCTTTTTTAAGAACTGATATTTCAAATCCTTCCAAAAAATTATATTCGGCAATTGAAAAAAACTTCCAACGTTTTTTTGGAGGCACAATTGTTGCCTGCGGCGATACTGAATTTGAAATTGCTCAAAAAATCGGGCCTTCAGAATTAATTCGCAACGGCGTTGATATTCCTGAAATCCGTCAGCATTATTTACCTCATCAAAACACAAAATTAACGGTTGGAATTGCTGGAAGAATTACAGCCGCCAGAAATCCTGAATTGTTTAATAAAATTGCATTACGCTTTCCTGATTATAATTTTGTTTGGATTGGCGACGGAGAATTAAACCATTTAATTACAGCTCCAAACATTCAAATTACTGGCTGGATCTTAGATAAAAATATTGTTTTTAAAGCATTAAATTCAATAGATATTTACCTTCAAACTTCTCTTTGGGAAGGTTTACCCATTGCGGTTTTAGAAGCAATGGTTTTAGAAAAACCCATAATTTCGACCAATATTATTGGTAATAAAGATGTTGTTGTTCACAATCGAACCGGGTTTTTATTTGATGACATCGAGGAATTAAATGAATATTTTGAAGTTTTAAACGACAATCAAAAACGAATTTCTTTTGGTCAAAATGCCTTGAAAAGATGTGAAGATTTATTCGATAAAAATCAAAATTTTAAACAGCTTCTGGATCTTTACCAGAAATAATTTTTGACTGGAGCCAATAACTCGCAAAAATCGATGACCACAAACCGCTAAAAGCAATTCCGTCGAATTGAAGTAAAAAATCATCTGTTAAATTTGAAGTGAAAAAAATCAGAAAAAACGAAAATATAATCGCATTTTTTAGATCATAGCCCAAATAGCCAATCGTAAACATATAAAGCAAAGCAACAATTGGCCCTAAAATTCCAAACTTAAGCAAAAAATCAAGAAACTGATTGTGTGTCGGAAATTTATATTTAGCCAAAAAAAGCTGATTTGTTGCTGCATAATACTTAAATAATTCCGGTTTTCCATCAGACGCTCCTACTCCAAAAGGAAGATTTTTTATAGATAATTCCCAAGCTGATTTCCAGATTGAAACTCTTGTTACCAAAGAATTATAGACCTTAATTTCAGGATGATCAATTTCGTCTAACTTCCCTACTTTATCCATATATGCAAAAGTTACTGTCGAGTATTTTTCTTTCATGTATGGATTATTCTGAACGAAGAAAAACATAATTCCGCCTAATAAAACCAAAGTTGCAACAGCCGCGATCGCCATCTTTTTCAGGCTGAATTTATTTTTAAACTCAAACACGAAAACAATAATAAATCCTGCCAAGACATTAACCAGTGCCATTCTTGTATTTACAAAAAGAACAAAGAAAAATGACAAGAGAAAAATGACAAGCCGACCTGCTTTAATTGCTATTTTTTCATTTTTATAAAAACTATAAAAAACGAAATACAAAGCACAAACCGAAACAAATGCCAAATGCATATTTAACTCCGGTGCATGAATACCAATACTGTCCGCAAACTTATATCCTATTTCAAATAGATCAACTCCGTCTGCGTATTTTGCAATCAATTCAGGATAAACAACATTAAATCTAATCAAAAAGAAGAGCATTATGATAGTTGTTGCAATACAATAAATCTGTGTTAGTTTTAAAAATTTTACACGCTGATAATTTCCAATAATAAAAATTGGAAACAACAGTAAAGAAATACTCTTTTCTATAGCTTTTAATCCTTTCAAAAAAGAATCATTATTCCAAAAAAGCAGTAATTCCAATAAAATTGGTGAAGCAATACAAGCGATTAAAATGAATGATGTTTTATTGAATTTCATTTTTTTTGCGAAAACCAAACAAAAGACTCCAAACAAAATAATAAGAAGCGAACACGGTTTTCTAAAAATCATCGCAATCGCGATCAGGCTCAAAAAAACATTGAATATTTTATTGAAGTTCTTTTCGGAAATATTCATAGTATAACGCAAAATAAATTAATGGAAAAATACCTATTTTATGACGTACGGCGGTTCCTAAATCTGGTTCAAAAACACCCTGGACAATAAAAAACGAAAAAATAATCAATAAAATTAAAAGCTCTTTTGGGTATCTTTTTCGCTCTTTTAAACATTTAGAAAATCGGACAAGCAAGATGTAAAACAAAAAAAGCTGCCAGATTATAAAAGTAATAATTTGTGGAGAAAAGATATGTTTTAATCCGTTTACGGGAATGTTAACGGTAAAAAAGCCATAAAAAATACTGACAACTTCTCCATACCAGGTATCTGTTTTTACAGGCGAAATTATAATAGAATTGGCATCTGAAGAACCAACTCTATCGCTATTTACAACTTCTCGGCTAATTTCAGAAAGGTATTTCCCTTTTATAATTCCGTGACTAAAAGATAAAAAAATGGCGATCAATAAACCATAAAAAATAGTCCTTACGGTTTTATTCTTAAACGTTATTAGACTCAACAAATACATTCCGCCGCCGATAATTGGAATCAAAGCATAATACGGACGATAAAAAACACCAAAAATCAACAATAAAATAATAATGTATACAATTGTTTTCTTTAACGAAATTTGTTCGTTTAAACACAGAAAAACAATTGGAGAAACATATAAAAAAGTAATAAACTCTTTTGACGGCATTGACATAAAAATGGCAATCATCAAAATTCCCATATAAACGAGAATGTTCTTAATATTGATTTTTTCGAAATTATCCGGAATTCCTATTTTGTACAACACAAACATTAAAACGGGAAACTGGATTAAAGCAATTACTGGAAAAGGCAAATAACGAAATCCTGAAATTTTATATAATAAAATAGTAAGCGGATAACTTCCGAAATAACCAATTTCGTTTCCTTTATCATACGCTATAATCGCGGCGTCATAAAAAAACTTAGGAGGCAAGACAAAATATGCAGCAAAAGCTACAACCAAATTGGCTGCGGCAATAAGCCAAAATGCTGCTTTATTTTTCCTGATTCTCATTTGCATTTTATGATTCTATTTTTCTTAATGTAAAAAAACTTTTACTTTATCTTTTTGATAAACAACAATTCCGGACACAAAATTCCAGAAAAAAGAACTCAAAACAAATGCAATCGCAGCTCCGGTCATTCCGTAAATTGGAATTAAAAATCGATTTAAAAGAAAATTAATTACAACAGCAACTATTAATATAAACTGAAAAATGTGCTGTCTTCCCGTCATGTTTAAATAAACCGGCGCCGTACCAAATGCCGAACAAATTCCCTGACCAATAATTAAAATTAAGAACGGTTCCTGAGCGATAACATATTGATGCCCGAAAAAAGATAGAACAAACTCTGAAAAAAGACAAAGTATAAAAATTACCGGAAACGTTATTCCGAAAATTAATCGAACACTTTTTCGTGTTACTTTCTTTAATTCTATCATATTTTGGCTTGCAAAGTATTCAGAAATTTTTGCAGAAACAGTAATGTTAATCGTTAAGATGATTACCGAAACAATTGTCATTACTTTAACTCCAACGGAATAAAAAGCAACTGTTTCGTCGTTTCGATATTTTTTTAAAAACATGATATCAAAACACATCAATAAAAACATAGCCATTCCGCTAATGGCAATTGGATATGATTTTAAAAATACTTCTTTATGTGAAATGTTTTCTCTAATTTCTATCTCAGCCATTTTGCTAAAATAACTGAAAAGGACAATAGAACTAATAAGTGCTAACAAGACAAATCCAATCAAAAAAACATCAACCAGGTAGGTTTCTTTGTTCCAATAAAATAATGCGATTGAACCTATAAATAAGGGAATATATTTAAGAATATTTCGAAACAACTCAGCAACATATAATTTATCCAGAGCACGAAAAACTTCTGTGTTTAAAGTCGATATTCCATAAAAAAACAAAGTTGCGGCGCCTTTTAAAAGTATTGAATAAACCTCCTTATCTGCAAAATAATTGTTTATTATTTTTTTATCAATGATTAGAATAACTGCTAAAACGATCAATGAAGTCACAAAAAGCATGACTATCATTTTGATGTATATTTTTTTTAATTCTTCGAGCGCACTTTGACTTATTAATCTGCCTTTAAAATATAAAATAGACTGATCAAAACCCAGCAAACAAATACTCCCAATTGCTAAAAGAAAAGAACGTACAAAATCATATTGACCAACCAATTTTGGAGTATATGATTTGGTCAGGAATATGGTAAAACCAAACAATAAGAGCACTCCAAAAATCCTTAAAAACAAAGTACTTAAACTTTGTTTTAAAAATGGATTTTGTGAAATGTTCTTTAAAATGTTATTGATTTTCAATTGTCTGCTAAAATTGATTTTTTATTGATAATGCCTGTTGTTTTCGGTAAAATTTCAAGAATAAACTAACCAAAACAAAGACAAAAATGAAGAACATCGGAATTAATAACTTAAAATTTCCATTTACAATTTTATGATCATCTATGTTTAGTGTTGCATTTATTTCTTTAATTGTTTTGTCAAAACTAATTAACTTTAATCTGTTCTTTCCTTGCTCGGTAACTAACTTTTGTTTCGTTTTTATAATGTCATTCAACTGCAAATTCTCACTATAATAAACCAATTTGTCGTTTTTAGAGCTGTTTTTTGCAGTACTTGAAAGTCCGCCTAAAACATGATCAATCTGGGCAATTATAGTATCATTTTGCACAATTTCCTGTTCTAGATTTTTAAATCCTATTTTCTGAATGGCATTATAATATTTTGAACTGTTTAGATATTTTAACAGCGG harbors:
- a CDS encoding glycosyltransferase, which encodes MRVVHVVEALEGGVYTYFKDLSTFFGNKEVNKNVETTVIYSGNRKGIDPSRIKSDFSDGITLIHINMVREIVPFQDLKSVFKLKKELKKIDPDIIHLHSSKAGVLGRIACFFLFKKKKVFYTPHGYAFLRTDISNPSKKLYSAIEKNFQRFFGGTIVACGDTEFEIAQKIGPSELIRNGVDIPEIRQHYLPHQNTKLTVGIAGRITAARNPELFNKIALRFPDYNFVWIGDGELNHLITAPNIQITGWILDKNIVFKALNSIDIYLQTSLWEGLPIAVLEAMVLEKPIISTNIIGNKDVVVHNRTGFLFDDIEELNEYFEVLNDNQKRISFGQNALKRCEDLFDKNQNFKQLLDLYQK
- a CDS encoding MATE family efflux transporter encodes the protein MKINNILKNISQNPFLKQSLSTLFLRIFGVLLLFGFTIFLTKSYTPKLVGQYDFVRSFLLAIGSICLLGFDQSILYFKGRLISQSALEELKKIYIKMIVMLFVTSLIVLAVILIIDKKIINNYFADKEVYSILLKGAATLFFYGISTLNTEVFRALDKLYVAELFRNILKYIPLFIGSIALFYWNKETYLVDVFLIGFVLLALISSIVLFSYFSKMAEIEIRENISHKEVFLKSYPIAISGMAMFLLMCFDIMFLKKYRNDETVAFYSVGVKVMTIVSVIILTINITVSAKISEYFASQNMIELKKVTRKSVRLIFGITFPVIFILCLFSEFVLSFFGHQYVIAQEPFLILIIGQGICSAFGTAPVYLNMTGRQHIFQFILIVAVVINFLLNRFLIPIYGMTGAAIAFVLSSFFWNFVSGIVVYQKDKVKVFLH
- a CDS encoding O-antigen ligase family protein, which translates into the protein MKFNKTSFILIACIASPILLELLLFWNNDSFLKGLKAIEKSISLLLFPIFIIGNYQRVKFLKLTQIYCIATTIIMLFFLIRFNVVYPELIAKYADGVDLFEIGYKFADSIGIHAPELNMHLAFVSVCALYFVFYSFYKNEKIAIKAGRLVIFLLSFFFVLFVNTRMALVNVLAGFIIVFVFEFKNKFSLKKMAIAAVATLVLLGGIMFFFVQNNPYMKEKYSTVTFAYMDKVGKLDEIDHPEIKVYNSLVTRVSIWKSAWELSIKNLPFGVGASDGKPELFKYYAATNQLFLAKYKFPTHNQFLDFLLKFGILGPIVALLYMFTIGYLGYDLKNAIIFSFFLIFFTSNLTDDFLLQFDGIAFSGLWSSIFASYWLQSKIISGKDPEAV